Proteins from one Oryza sativa Japonica Group chromosome 12, ASM3414082v1 genomic window:
- the LOC4352325 gene encoding protein CLT2, chloroplastic isoform X2, giving the protein MSSSPAIAAASAAVVALAVANRVLYKLALVPLKQYPFFLAQLTTFGYVAVYFSILYARYRAGVVTGDMLALPKRRLAAIGLLEALGLAAGMSAGAMLPGPAIPILSQSFLVWQLIFSALLLGRTYSMRQIIGCFLVASGVILAVASGANEGQFLSEVKFIWLALMVASSAFQAGASILKESVFIDGAKRLKGRRPDIFVVNSFGSGFQALFVFLLLPLLSNLKGIKFAELPAYLNGGAECFLNVDDSLIGNASCLEFIYLHIQKSSISTIAVYIGEYGLQYRIAQFGEAVICAGCFAYCYFSSANINLHTFTSVALHPSWRRVKFIFHPRRCGIADGADYI; this is encoded by the exons atgagctcgtcgccggcgatcgccgcggcgtcggcggcagtggtggcgcTGGCCGTCGCCAACCGCGTGCTGTACAAGCTCGCGCTCGTGCCGCTCAAGCAGTACCCGTTCTTCCTCGCCCAGCTCACCACCTTCGG GTACGTCGCCGTGTACTTCTCGATACTCTACGCGAGGTACCGCGCGGGGGTGGTGACGGGGGACATGCTGGCGCTGCCGAAGCGCCGGTTGGCCGCCATCGGCTTGCTGGAGGCCCTCGGGCTTGCGGCCGGCATGTCTGCAGGAG CTATGCTTCCTGGGCCTGCTATTCCTATACTGTCCCAG TCATTCCTGGTGTGGCAGCTTATCTTCTCTGCGCTGCTGTTGGGAAGAACGTATTCAATGAGGCAAATCATTGGTTGTTTCCTTGTTGCTTCTGGTGTGATTCTTGCTGTTGCAAG TGGAGCGAATGAGGGTCAATTTCTGTCTGAAGTCAAGTTTATTTGGCTAGCACTGATGGTTGCATCATCAGCATTTCAAGCAGGTGCTTCAATTCTGAAG GAATCTGTTTTCATTGATGGTGCAAAGCGTCTTAAG GGGAGGCGCCCAGATATCTTTGTGGTTAATTCGTTTGGGTCAGGATTTCag GCTCTCtttgtctttcttcttctcccacTTCTTTCTAATTTGAAGGGAATAAAGTTTGCTGAGCTTCCTGCTTATTTAAATGGTGGTGCTGAGTGCTTCCTAAATGTCGATGATAGTCTGATTGGTAATGCTTCTTGCCTGGAATTTATATATCTACACATCCAAAA GAGCTCCATTTCTACCATTGCTGTTTATATTGGTGAATATGGCCTTCAATATCGCATTGCTCAATTTGGTGAAGCTGTCATCTGCGCTGGTTGCTTCGCTTACTGCTACTTCAGCAG TGCCAATATCAATCTACATACTTTCACTTCCGTTGCCCTACATCCCTCATGGCGCAGAGTTAAGTTCATCTTTCATCCTAGGCGGTGTGGTATTGCTGATGGGGCTGATTATATATAA
- the LOC4352325 gene encoding protein CLT2, chloroplastic isoform X1, which produces MSSSPAIAAASAAVVALAVANRVLYKLALVPLKQYPFFLAQLTTFGYVAVYFSILYARYRAGVVTGDMLALPKRRLAAIGLLEALGLAAGMSAGAMLPGPAIPILSQSFLVWQLIFSALLLGRTYSMRQIIGCFLVASGVILAVASGANEGQFLSEVKFIWLALMVASSAFQAGASILKESVFIDGAKRLKGRRPDIFVVNSFGSGFQALFVFLLLPLLSNLKGIKFAELPAYLNGGAECFLNVDDSLIDCGGAPFLPLLFILVNMAFNIALLNLVKLSSALVASLTATSAVPISIYILSLPLPYIPHGAELSSSFILGGVVLLMGLIIYNLPQSSKKQSKIE; this is translated from the exons atgagctcgtcgccggcgatcgccgcggcgtcggcggcagtggtggcgcTGGCCGTCGCCAACCGCGTGCTGTACAAGCTCGCGCTCGTGCCGCTCAAGCAGTACCCGTTCTTCCTCGCCCAGCTCACCACCTTCGG GTACGTCGCCGTGTACTTCTCGATACTCTACGCGAGGTACCGCGCGGGGGTGGTGACGGGGGACATGCTGGCGCTGCCGAAGCGCCGGTTGGCCGCCATCGGCTTGCTGGAGGCCCTCGGGCTTGCGGCCGGCATGTCTGCAGGAG CTATGCTTCCTGGGCCTGCTATTCCTATACTGTCCCAG TCATTCCTGGTGTGGCAGCTTATCTTCTCTGCGCTGCTGTTGGGAAGAACGTATTCAATGAGGCAAATCATTGGTTGTTTCCTTGTTGCTTCTGGTGTGATTCTTGCTGTTGCAAG TGGAGCGAATGAGGGTCAATTTCTGTCTGAAGTCAAGTTTATTTGGCTAGCACTGATGGTTGCATCATCAGCATTTCAAGCAGGTGCTTCAATTCTGAAG GAATCTGTTTTCATTGATGGTGCAAAGCGTCTTAAG GGGAGGCGCCCAGATATCTTTGTGGTTAATTCGTTTGGGTCAGGATTTCag GCTCTCtttgtctttcttcttctcccacTTCTTTCTAATTTGAAGGGAATAAAGTTTGCTGAGCTTCCTGCTTATTTAAATGGTGGTGCTGAGTGCTTCCTAAATGTCGATGATAGTCTGATTG ATTGTGGAGGAGCTCCATTTCTACCATTGCTGTTTATATTGGTGAATATGGCCTTCAATATCGCATTGCTCAATTTGGTGAAGCTGTCATCTGCGCTGGTTGCTTCGCTTACTGCTACTTCAGCAG TGCCAATATCAATCTACATACTTTCACTTCCGTTGCCCTACATCCCTCATGGCGCAGAGTTAAGTTCATCTTTCATCCTAGGCGGTGTGGTATTGCTGATGGGGCTGATTATATATAACCTTCCGCAATCATCGAAGAAACAATCCAAGATTGAGTGA